From Pseudopipra pipra isolate bDixPip1 chromosome 13, bDixPip1.hap1, whole genome shotgun sequence, a single genomic window includes:
- the STARD8 gene encoding stAR-related lipid transfer protein 8 isoform X1 produces the protein MLFYQLSPTVGSEVEAKRACDWLRAAGFPQYAQLYEDSLFPLDIGTVKKDHSFLDQDSLKSLCRRLMTLNTCASMKLDVHFQRKQNEDSEEEDLCAISNRWAFQRDSKRWSRVGSADVLSQGSEALSCTMRPVSSHESVLTDLSTNQEATSLHSTGSVGSVGGTRGTLGTAAAPSEPPSPLRPSASATSCSRSEHSSLEQPPSRREGSKEKPKKRRSRSFLKRIESLRRKDKEKASPDRRVALHSSKTLPPGWGPLKSNGDLAATRTNSSKRGIPASFHGKKHFFSLSYRTNRPLGAGGTTEGSDPNCSGVSLEDFDTAATASSAWAAASACQRRRARRGDCLVYIPCDHKPGTFPKSLSIESLCPLGGSSLTHWDAGSVAAGLGAGGRSGSSSSTEGSSSPHGFARRRRGSCSSLGSRVSVYDNVPDFGSSEDFCKDGEVTYENLDDILQHMWGLQQKVELWCKAIAPGLGGEEGGEEEEDEEELDSGGEPSNLHFEEQSMSDVGTSASDFDSTGNSLNEAEEIETRERRDSGVGASLTRPCRKLRWHSFQNSHRPSMNSASLEINRQSSAQLNLLQKCSLLRLTAIMEKYSVPHKQAWTWTVPKFMKRSKVPDYRDKMVFGVPPIVNVQRTGQPLPQSIQQAMRYLRSQCLDQVGIFRKSGVKSRIQALRHMNESSPDNVSYAGQSAYDVADLLKQYFRDLPEPIFTSKLTDTFLQIYQFVSKEQRLQAVQAAIILMPDENREVLQTLLYFLSDIASAEENQMTAGNLAVCLAPSIFHLNVSKKESTSPRAIHKRGTMGKPDQKDLNENMAATQGLSHMITDCKKLFQVSHDILLQLSSSYMAADAYPHPLTDLVCQGESKDLHSYFEQSVQNLLKESSEKFKGWLSSPGPLNTELSCKKVGDGNPLRLWKVSTEVEAPPATVLHRVLRERHLWDEDLLQSKVVEALDQDMEVYHYVTDSMAPHPRRDCMVLRRWRTDLPRGACLLMSLSVEHDKVPVEGGVKAVVMKSQYLIEPSAMGRSRVTHICRADLRGRSPEWYNRVFGHLCAMELARIRDSFPALSTSGPETKI, from the exons ACTCCTTGTTCCCTCTTGACATCGGCACTGTGAAGAAGGACCACAGCTTCCTGGACCAGGATTCCCTCAAATCCCTGTGCAG GAGGCTGATGACCCTGAACACTTGTGCCTCCATGAAGCTGGATGTTCACTTTCAGCGTAAACAG AATGAAGACTCTGAGGAGGAAGACCTGTGTGCCATCAGCAACCGGTGGGCTTTCCAGAGGGACAGCAAGAGGTGGTCCCGGGTAGGGTCGGCCGATGTCCTCTCCCAGGGCTCGGAGGCCTTGAGCTGCACCATGAGGCCGGTGTCCAGCCACGAGAGCGTCCTCACGGACCTCAGCACCAACCAGGAGGCCACGTCCCTGCACAGCACGGGCAGCGTGGGCAGTGTGGGTGGCACGCGTGGCACGCtgggcactgcagccgcgccaTCCGAGCCCCCGTCACCGCTCCGTCCCTCTGCCAGtgccaccagctgcagccgGAGCGAGCATTCCTCACTGGAGCAGCCCCCGAGCCGCAGAGAGGGCTCCAAGGAGAAGCCAAAGAAACGACGGTCTCGCAGCTTCCTGAAGCGGATCGAGTCCCTGCGGAGGAAGGACAAGGAGAAAGCCAGCCCAGACAGGAGGGtggccctgcacagcagcaaaaCTCTCCCACCGGGATGGGGCCCCCTGAAGAGTAATGGGGACCTCGCAGCCACCAGGACCAACTCCTCTAAAAGAGGAATACCTGCCTCTTTCCATGGCAAAAAACACTTCTTCTCACTATCGTACAGGACTAACCGCCCGCTCGGCGCCGGGGGCACCACGGAGGGCTCTGACCCCAACTGCAGCGGAGTCTCCCTGGAGGACTTTGACACGGCTGCCACGgccagcagtgcctgggctgCCGCCTCTGCGTGCCAGCGCCGGCGGGCTCGCCGTGGGGACTGCCTGGTCTACATCCCCTGTGACCACAAGCCTGGCACCTTCCCCAAATCCCTCTCCATCGAGAGCTTGTGTCCCCTGGGCGGCAGTTCCCTGACCCACTGGGACGCGGGGAGCGTGGccgcggggctgggggcgggCGGCAggagcggcagcagcagcagcacggAGGGCTCGTCCTCCCCCCACGGCTTTGCCCGCCGGCGCCGcggctcctgcagctccctgggcagcagggtCAGCGTCTACGACAACGTGCCGGACTTCGGCAGCAGCGAGGATTTCTGCAAGGACGGGGAGGTCACCTATGAGAACCTCGACGACATTCTGCAGCACATGTGGGGGCTGCAGCAGAAGGTGGAGCTCTGGTGTAAAGCCATCGCCCCCGGCctgggtggggaggaaggaggtgaggaagaggaggatgaggaggagttGGATTCGGGAGGGGAACCCTCCAACTTGCACTTCGAAGAGCAATCCATGTCGGACGTAGGCACCTCCGCCAGTGACTTTGACAGCACAGGGAACTCCCTCAACGAGGCTGAAGAGATTGAGACGCGGGAGCGCCGGGATTCGGGGGTGGGAGCGTCGCTCACGAGGCCCTGCAG AAAACTGCGTTGGCACAGCTTCCAGAACTCACACCGGCCCAGCATGAACTCGGCCTCACTGGAGATCAACCGCCAGTCCTCGGCCCAGCTCAACCTGCTCCAGAAGTGCTCCCTGCTCCGGCTCACTGCTATCATGGAGAAGTACTCGGTGCCCCACAAGCAAGCCTGGACGTG GACTGTCCCCAAGTTCATGAAGAGGAGTAAAGTCCCCGACTACAGGGACAAGATGGTTTTTGGGGTGCCACCCATTGTCAATGTGCAGCGcacggggcagcccctgccccagagCATCCAGCAGGCCATGCGCTACCTGCGCAGCCAGTGCCTGGACCAG gtTGGCATTTTCCGTAAGTCAGGGGTGAAGTCCCGGATCCAGGCGCTCCGGCACATGAACGAGAGCAGCCCCGACAACGTCAGCTACGCGGGGCAGTCTGCGTACGACGTGGCCGACCTGCTGAAGCAGTACTTCCGCGACCTGCCCGAGCCCATCTTCACCAGCAAGCTGACGGACACCTTCCTGCAGATCTACCAGT TCGTGTCCAAGGAGCAGCGGCTGCAGGCGGTGCAGGCTGCCATCATCCTCATGCCCGACGAGAACCGCGAGGTGCTGCAGACCCTGCTCTACTTCCTGAGCGACATCGCCTCGGCCGAGGAGAACCAGATGACCGCTGGGAACCTGGCCGTGTGCCTGGCCCCCTCCATCTTCCACCTCAACGTGTCCAAGAAGGAGAGCACCTCGCCCAG GGCCATACACAAGAGGGGCACCATGGGGAAGCCGGACCAGAAGGACCTTAACGAGAACATGGCTGCGACGCAGGGGCTCTCCCACATGATCACCGACTGCAAGAAGCTCTTCCAG GTCTCCCATGAcatcctgctgcagctgagcagctccTATATGGCTGCAGATGCTTATCCACATCCCCTGACTGACTTGGTATGCCAGGGGGAGAGCAAGGATCTGCACTCCTACTTCGAGCAGAGCGTCCAGAACCTGCTCAAAGAGTCATCAGAGAAATTCAAGGGGTGGCTGAGCAGTCCAGGGCCCCTGAACACAGAGCTGTCCTGCAAAAAG GTCGGGGATGGGAACCCTCTGCGCCTCTGGAAGGTCTCCACGGAGGTCGAGGCCCCTCCTGCCACGGTGCTGCACCGGGTGCTGCGGGAGCGTCACCTGTGGGACGAGGACCTGCTGCAGAGCAAGGTGGTGGAGGCCCTGGACCAGGACATGGAGGTGTATCACTACGTGACGGACAGCATGGCCCCCCACCCACGCAGGGACTGCATGGTGCTCCG GCGCTGGCGCACGGACCTGCCGCGGGGAGCCTGCCTGCTCATGTCCCTCTCGGTGGAGCACGACAAGGTGCCGGTGGAGGGAGGCGTCAAGGCTGTCGTGATGAAGTCCCAGTACCTCATCGAGCCCAGTGCCATGGGCCGATCCCGCGTGACCCACATCTGCAGGGCTGACCTCAG GGGTCGGTCTCCCGAGTGGTATAACAGAGTCTTTGGCCACCTCTGTGCCATGGAGCTGGCGAGGATCCGTGACTCTTTCCCAGCCCTGAGTACCAGTGGCCCTGAGACGAAGATCTGA
- the STARD8 gene encoding stAR-related lipid transfer protein 8 isoform X3 gives MPLLDFFWSCFKRAKSFTFLEDRKDAEVEAKRACDWLRAAGFPQYAQLYEDSLFPLDIGTVKKDHSFLDQDSLKSLCRRLMTLNTCASMKLDVHFQRKQNEDSEEEDLCAISNRWAFQRDSKRWSRVGSADVLSQGSEALSCTMRPVSSHESVLTDLSTNQEATSLHSTGSVGSVGGTRGTLGTAAAPSEPPSPLRPSASATSCSRSEHSSLEQPPSRREGSKEKPKKRRSRSFLKRIESLRRKDKEKASPDRRVALHSSKTLPPGWGPLKSNGDLAATRTNSSKRGIPASFHGKKHFFSLSYRTNRPLGAGGTTEGSDPNCSGVSLEDFDTAATASSAWAAASACQRRRARRGDCLVYIPCDHKPGTFPKSLSIESLCPLGGSSLTHWDAGSVAAGLGAGGRSGSSSSTEGSSSPHGFARRRRGSCSSLGSRVSVYDNVPDFGSSEDFCKDGEVTYENLDDILQHMWGLQQKVELWCKAIAPGLGGEEGGEEEEDEEELDSGGEPSNLHFEEQSMSDVGTSASDFDSTGNSLNEAEEIETRERRDSGVGASLTRPCRKLRWHSFQNSHRPSMNSASLEINRQSSAQLNLLQKCSLLRLTAIMEKYSVPHKQAWTWTVPKFMKRSKVPDYRDKMVFGVPPIVNVQRTGQPLPQSIQQAMRYLRSQCLDQVGIFRKSGVKSRIQALRHMNESSPDNVSYAGQSAYDVADLLKQYFRDLPEPIFTSKLTDTFLQIYQFVSKEQRLQAVQAAIILMPDENREVLQTLLYFLSDIASAEENQMTAGNLAVCLAPSIFHLNVSKKESTSPRAIHKRGTMGKPDQKDLNENMAATQGLSHMITDCKKLFQVSHDILLQLSSSYMAADAYPHPLTDLVCQGESKDLHSYFEQSVQNLLKESSEKFKGWLSSPGPLNTELSCKKVGDGNPLRLWKVSTEVEAPPATVLHRVLRERHLWDEDLLQSKVVEALDQDMEVYHYVTDSMAPHPRRDCMVLRRWRTDLPRGACLLMSLSVEHDKVPVEGGVKAVVMKSQYLIEPSAMGRSRVTHICRADLRGRSPEWYNRVFGHLCAMELARIRDSFPALSTSGPETKI, from the exons ACTCCTTGTTCCCTCTTGACATCGGCACTGTGAAGAAGGACCACAGCTTCCTGGACCAGGATTCCCTCAAATCCCTGTGCAG GAGGCTGATGACCCTGAACACTTGTGCCTCCATGAAGCTGGATGTTCACTTTCAGCGTAAACAG AATGAAGACTCTGAGGAGGAAGACCTGTGTGCCATCAGCAACCGGTGGGCTTTCCAGAGGGACAGCAAGAGGTGGTCCCGGGTAGGGTCGGCCGATGTCCTCTCCCAGGGCTCGGAGGCCTTGAGCTGCACCATGAGGCCGGTGTCCAGCCACGAGAGCGTCCTCACGGACCTCAGCACCAACCAGGAGGCCACGTCCCTGCACAGCACGGGCAGCGTGGGCAGTGTGGGTGGCACGCGTGGCACGCtgggcactgcagccgcgccaTCCGAGCCCCCGTCACCGCTCCGTCCCTCTGCCAGtgccaccagctgcagccgGAGCGAGCATTCCTCACTGGAGCAGCCCCCGAGCCGCAGAGAGGGCTCCAAGGAGAAGCCAAAGAAACGACGGTCTCGCAGCTTCCTGAAGCGGATCGAGTCCCTGCGGAGGAAGGACAAGGAGAAAGCCAGCCCAGACAGGAGGGtggccctgcacagcagcaaaaCTCTCCCACCGGGATGGGGCCCCCTGAAGAGTAATGGGGACCTCGCAGCCACCAGGACCAACTCCTCTAAAAGAGGAATACCTGCCTCTTTCCATGGCAAAAAACACTTCTTCTCACTATCGTACAGGACTAACCGCCCGCTCGGCGCCGGGGGCACCACGGAGGGCTCTGACCCCAACTGCAGCGGAGTCTCCCTGGAGGACTTTGACACGGCTGCCACGgccagcagtgcctgggctgCCGCCTCTGCGTGCCAGCGCCGGCGGGCTCGCCGTGGGGACTGCCTGGTCTACATCCCCTGTGACCACAAGCCTGGCACCTTCCCCAAATCCCTCTCCATCGAGAGCTTGTGTCCCCTGGGCGGCAGTTCCCTGACCCACTGGGACGCGGGGAGCGTGGccgcggggctgggggcgggCGGCAggagcggcagcagcagcagcacggAGGGCTCGTCCTCCCCCCACGGCTTTGCCCGCCGGCGCCGcggctcctgcagctccctgggcagcagggtCAGCGTCTACGACAACGTGCCGGACTTCGGCAGCAGCGAGGATTTCTGCAAGGACGGGGAGGTCACCTATGAGAACCTCGACGACATTCTGCAGCACATGTGGGGGCTGCAGCAGAAGGTGGAGCTCTGGTGTAAAGCCATCGCCCCCGGCctgggtggggaggaaggaggtgaggaagaggaggatgaggaggagttGGATTCGGGAGGGGAACCCTCCAACTTGCACTTCGAAGAGCAATCCATGTCGGACGTAGGCACCTCCGCCAGTGACTTTGACAGCACAGGGAACTCCCTCAACGAGGCTGAAGAGATTGAGACGCGGGAGCGCCGGGATTCGGGGGTGGGAGCGTCGCTCACGAGGCCCTGCAG AAAACTGCGTTGGCACAGCTTCCAGAACTCACACCGGCCCAGCATGAACTCGGCCTCACTGGAGATCAACCGCCAGTCCTCGGCCCAGCTCAACCTGCTCCAGAAGTGCTCCCTGCTCCGGCTCACTGCTATCATGGAGAAGTACTCGGTGCCCCACAAGCAAGCCTGGACGTG GACTGTCCCCAAGTTCATGAAGAGGAGTAAAGTCCCCGACTACAGGGACAAGATGGTTTTTGGGGTGCCACCCATTGTCAATGTGCAGCGcacggggcagcccctgccccagagCATCCAGCAGGCCATGCGCTACCTGCGCAGCCAGTGCCTGGACCAG gtTGGCATTTTCCGTAAGTCAGGGGTGAAGTCCCGGATCCAGGCGCTCCGGCACATGAACGAGAGCAGCCCCGACAACGTCAGCTACGCGGGGCAGTCTGCGTACGACGTGGCCGACCTGCTGAAGCAGTACTTCCGCGACCTGCCCGAGCCCATCTTCACCAGCAAGCTGACGGACACCTTCCTGCAGATCTACCAGT TCGTGTCCAAGGAGCAGCGGCTGCAGGCGGTGCAGGCTGCCATCATCCTCATGCCCGACGAGAACCGCGAGGTGCTGCAGACCCTGCTCTACTTCCTGAGCGACATCGCCTCGGCCGAGGAGAACCAGATGACCGCTGGGAACCTGGCCGTGTGCCTGGCCCCCTCCATCTTCCACCTCAACGTGTCCAAGAAGGAGAGCACCTCGCCCAG GGCCATACACAAGAGGGGCACCATGGGGAAGCCGGACCAGAAGGACCTTAACGAGAACATGGCTGCGACGCAGGGGCTCTCCCACATGATCACCGACTGCAAGAAGCTCTTCCAG GTCTCCCATGAcatcctgctgcagctgagcagctccTATATGGCTGCAGATGCTTATCCACATCCCCTGACTGACTTGGTATGCCAGGGGGAGAGCAAGGATCTGCACTCCTACTTCGAGCAGAGCGTCCAGAACCTGCTCAAAGAGTCATCAGAGAAATTCAAGGGGTGGCTGAGCAGTCCAGGGCCCCTGAACACAGAGCTGTCCTGCAAAAAG GTCGGGGATGGGAACCCTCTGCGCCTCTGGAAGGTCTCCACGGAGGTCGAGGCCCCTCCTGCCACGGTGCTGCACCGGGTGCTGCGGGAGCGTCACCTGTGGGACGAGGACCTGCTGCAGAGCAAGGTGGTGGAGGCCCTGGACCAGGACATGGAGGTGTATCACTACGTGACGGACAGCATGGCCCCCCACCCACGCAGGGACTGCATGGTGCTCCG GCGCTGGCGCACGGACCTGCCGCGGGGAGCCTGCCTGCTCATGTCCCTCTCGGTGGAGCACGACAAGGTGCCGGTGGAGGGAGGCGTCAAGGCTGTCGTGATGAAGTCCCAGTACCTCATCGAGCCCAGTGCCATGGGCCGATCCCGCGTGACCCACATCTGCAGGGCTGACCTCAG GGGTCGGTCTCCCGAGTGGTATAACAGAGTCTTTGGCCACCTCTGTGCCATGGAGCTGGCGAGGATCCGTGACTCTTTCCCAGCCCTGAGTACCAGTGGCCCTGAGACGAAGATCTGA
- the STARD8 gene encoding stAR-related lipid transfer protein 8 isoform X2, producing the protein MLILFSAFDPRFQMNKAGINSSCHEVEAKRACDWLRAAGFPQYAQLYEDSLFPLDIGTVKKDHSFLDQDSLKSLCRRLMTLNTCASMKLDVHFQRKQNEDSEEEDLCAISNRWAFQRDSKRWSRVGSADVLSQGSEALSCTMRPVSSHESVLTDLSTNQEATSLHSTGSVGSVGGTRGTLGTAAAPSEPPSPLRPSASATSCSRSEHSSLEQPPSRREGSKEKPKKRRSRSFLKRIESLRRKDKEKASPDRRVALHSSKTLPPGWGPLKSNGDLAATRTNSSKRGIPASFHGKKHFFSLSYRTNRPLGAGGTTEGSDPNCSGVSLEDFDTAATASSAWAAASACQRRRARRGDCLVYIPCDHKPGTFPKSLSIESLCPLGGSSLTHWDAGSVAAGLGAGGRSGSSSSTEGSSSPHGFARRRRGSCSSLGSRVSVYDNVPDFGSSEDFCKDGEVTYENLDDILQHMWGLQQKVELWCKAIAPGLGGEEGGEEEEDEEELDSGGEPSNLHFEEQSMSDVGTSASDFDSTGNSLNEAEEIETRERRDSGVGASLTRPCRKLRWHSFQNSHRPSMNSASLEINRQSSAQLNLLQKCSLLRLTAIMEKYSVPHKQAWTWTVPKFMKRSKVPDYRDKMVFGVPPIVNVQRTGQPLPQSIQQAMRYLRSQCLDQVGIFRKSGVKSRIQALRHMNESSPDNVSYAGQSAYDVADLLKQYFRDLPEPIFTSKLTDTFLQIYQFVSKEQRLQAVQAAIILMPDENREVLQTLLYFLSDIASAEENQMTAGNLAVCLAPSIFHLNVSKKESTSPRAIHKRGTMGKPDQKDLNENMAATQGLSHMITDCKKLFQVSHDILLQLSSSYMAADAYPHPLTDLVCQGESKDLHSYFEQSVQNLLKESSEKFKGWLSSPGPLNTELSCKKVGDGNPLRLWKVSTEVEAPPATVLHRVLRERHLWDEDLLQSKVVEALDQDMEVYHYVTDSMAPHPRRDCMVLRRWRTDLPRGACLLMSLSVEHDKVPVEGGVKAVVMKSQYLIEPSAMGRSRVTHICRADLRGRSPEWYNRVFGHLCAMELARIRDSFPALSTSGPETKI; encoded by the exons ACTCCTTGTTCCCTCTTGACATCGGCACTGTGAAGAAGGACCACAGCTTCCTGGACCAGGATTCCCTCAAATCCCTGTGCAG GAGGCTGATGACCCTGAACACTTGTGCCTCCATGAAGCTGGATGTTCACTTTCAGCGTAAACAG AATGAAGACTCTGAGGAGGAAGACCTGTGTGCCATCAGCAACCGGTGGGCTTTCCAGAGGGACAGCAAGAGGTGGTCCCGGGTAGGGTCGGCCGATGTCCTCTCCCAGGGCTCGGAGGCCTTGAGCTGCACCATGAGGCCGGTGTCCAGCCACGAGAGCGTCCTCACGGACCTCAGCACCAACCAGGAGGCCACGTCCCTGCACAGCACGGGCAGCGTGGGCAGTGTGGGTGGCACGCGTGGCACGCtgggcactgcagccgcgccaTCCGAGCCCCCGTCACCGCTCCGTCCCTCTGCCAGtgccaccagctgcagccgGAGCGAGCATTCCTCACTGGAGCAGCCCCCGAGCCGCAGAGAGGGCTCCAAGGAGAAGCCAAAGAAACGACGGTCTCGCAGCTTCCTGAAGCGGATCGAGTCCCTGCGGAGGAAGGACAAGGAGAAAGCCAGCCCAGACAGGAGGGtggccctgcacagcagcaaaaCTCTCCCACCGGGATGGGGCCCCCTGAAGAGTAATGGGGACCTCGCAGCCACCAGGACCAACTCCTCTAAAAGAGGAATACCTGCCTCTTTCCATGGCAAAAAACACTTCTTCTCACTATCGTACAGGACTAACCGCCCGCTCGGCGCCGGGGGCACCACGGAGGGCTCTGACCCCAACTGCAGCGGAGTCTCCCTGGAGGACTTTGACACGGCTGCCACGgccagcagtgcctgggctgCCGCCTCTGCGTGCCAGCGCCGGCGGGCTCGCCGTGGGGACTGCCTGGTCTACATCCCCTGTGACCACAAGCCTGGCACCTTCCCCAAATCCCTCTCCATCGAGAGCTTGTGTCCCCTGGGCGGCAGTTCCCTGACCCACTGGGACGCGGGGAGCGTGGccgcggggctgggggcgggCGGCAggagcggcagcagcagcagcacggAGGGCTCGTCCTCCCCCCACGGCTTTGCCCGCCGGCGCCGcggctcctgcagctccctgggcagcagggtCAGCGTCTACGACAACGTGCCGGACTTCGGCAGCAGCGAGGATTTCTGCAAGGACGGGGAGGTCACCTATGAGAACCTCGACGACATTCTGCAGCACATGTGGGGGCTGCAGCAGAAGGTGGAGCTCTGGTGTAAAGCCATCGCCCCCGGCctgggtggggaggaaggaggtgaggaagaggaggatgaggaggagttGGATTCGGGAGGGGAACCCTCCAACTTGCACTTCGAAGAGCAATCCATGTCGGACGTAGGCACCTCCGCCAGTGACTTTGACAGCACAGGGAACTCCCTCAACGAGGCTGAAGAGATTGAGACGCGGGAGCGCCGGGATTCGGGGGTGGGAGCGTCGCTCACGAGGCCCTGCAG AAAACTGCGTTGGCACAGCTTCCAGAACTCACACCGGCCCAGCATGAACTCGGCCTCACTGGAGATCAACCGCCAGTCCTCGGCCCAGCTCAACCTGCTCCAGAAGTGCTCCCTGCTCCGGCTCACTGCTATCATGGAGAAGTACTCGGTGCCCCACAAGCAAGCCTGGACGTG GACTGTCCCCAAGTTCATGAAGAGGAGTAAAGTCCCCGACTACAGGGACAAGATGGTTTTTGGGGTGCCACCCATTGTCAATGTGCAGCGcacggggcagcccctgccccagagCATCCAGCAGGCCATGCGCTACCTGCGCAGCCAGTGCCTGGACCAG gtTGGCATTTTCCGTAAGTCAGGGGTGAAGTCCCGGATCCAGGCGCTCCGGCACATGAACGAGAGCAGCCCCGACAACGTCAGCTACGCGGGGCAGTCTGCGTACGACGTGGCCGACCTGCTGAAGCAGTACTTCCGCGACCTGCCCGAGCCCATCTTCACCAGCAAGCTGACGGACACCTTCCTGCAGATCTACCAGT TCGTGTCCAAGGAGCAGCGGCTGCAGGCGGTGCAGGCTGCCATCATCCTCATGCCCGACGAGAACCGCGAGGTGCTGCAGACCCTGCTCTACTTCCTGAGCGACATCGCCTCGGCCGAGGAGAACCAGATGACCGCTGGGAACCTGGCCGTGTGCCTGGCCCCCTCCATCTTCCACCTCAACGTGTCCAAGAAGGAGAGCACCTCGCCCAG GGCCATACACAAGAGGGGCACCATGGGGAAGCCGGACCAGAAGGACCTTAACGAGAACATGGCTGCGACGCAGGGGCTCTCCCACATGATCACCGACTGCAAGAAGCTCTTCCAG GTCTCCCATGAcatcctgctgcagctgagcagctccTATATGGCTGCAGATGCTTATCCACATCCCCTGACTGACTTGGTATGCCAGGGGGAGAGCAAGGATCTGCACTCCTACTTCGAGCAGAGCGTCCAGAACCTGCTCAAAGAGTCATCAGAGAAATTCAAGGGGTGGCTGAGCAGTCCAGGGCCCCTGAACACAGAGCTGTCCTGCAAAAAG GTCGGGGATGGGAACCCTCTGCGCCTCTGGAAGGTCTCCACGGAGGTCGAGGCCCCTCCTGCCACGGTGCTGCACCGGGTGCTGCGGGAGCGTCACCTGTGGGACGAGGACCTGCTGCAGAGCAAGGTGGTGGAGGCCCTGGACCAGGACATGGAGGTGTATCACTACGTGACGGACAGCATGGCCCCCCACCCACGCAGGGACTGCATGGTGCTCCG GCGCTGGCGCACGGACCTGCCGCGGGGAGCCTGCCTGCTCATGTCCCTCTCGGTGGAGCACGACAAGGTGCCGGTGGAGGGAGGCGTCAAGGCTGTCGTGATGAAGTCCCAGTACCTCATCGAGCCCAGTGCCATGGGCCGATCCCGCGTGACCCACATCTGCAGGGCTGACCTCAG GGGTCGGTCTCCCGAGTGGTATAACAGAGTCTTTGGCCACCTCTGTGCCATGGAGCTGGCGAGGATCCGTGACTCTTTCCCAGCCCTGAGTACCAGTGGCCCTGAGACGAAGATCTGA